In Chitinophaga sp. HK235, a single window of DNA contains:
- a CDS encoding redoxin domain-containing protein, whose translation MKNKLRYAAYAILLLVICSTRQLEAQMPVRKGPASADEIKKAQAVVEGNPDSLKAHKTYIYAMGLNNPLLIPQYRAWMKKYPENVNVPLAIGTAYYNAEMPQAKEFLLKAATMDTQNAKVWFMLSSDAYMRGQTDLSTEYLKKATLIDPSDAGYAFAYLKSFENSDPNGYRQKVFDFLKRFPISDRGAQALYSLATRANPDDKVNYFEELRRLYPPQKFSWSASGMIELADIYLQSNPEKALSLINEMGEVNDWKIRKQVATSLIQIDELEEKQNYKEAICKLGQVKLPGFNYIDDFIALKKSSLLEKAGEFTAAYDSLAVKFAKLPTDQLYTALWLYGRKIGKDKEQVDKDIETIRNNTAVPAYPFDLDLYTSNGKLNLNDLKGKVVLLTFWFPGCGPCKAEFPHFQAVIDRFKGEQVAYVGINVSPEQDPYVIPLMKNSKYSFIPLRGTSAFAEKYYGVNGEPENFVIDKEGKIIFRKFRTDHTNHRTLELMISSLL comes from the coding sequence TCCTGCATCCGCCGACGAGATTAAAAAAGCCCAGGCGGTGGTTGAAGGCAACCCCGACAGCCTGAAAGCACATAAAACTTATATATATGCGATGGGCTTAAATAATCCACTGCTTATACCCCAGTATAGAGCATGGATGAAAAAATATCCGGAAAATGTGAATGTTCCGCTGGCCATTGGTACAGCCTACTATAATGCCGAGATGCCGCAAGCAAAGGAATTCTTGCTAAAAGCTGCCACCATGGATACTCAAAACGCAAAGGTATGGTTTATGCTTTCGTCAGACGCATACATGAGGGGGCAAACCGATTTGTCTACTGAATATCTGAAAAAAGCAACGCTTATCGATCCTTCAGATGCCGGTTACGCATTCGCCTATCTAAAGTCTTTTGAGAATAGTGATCCGAATGGTTATAGGCAGAAAGTTTTTGATTTTTTAAAGCGTTTTCCAATAAGTGACCGTGGTGCCCAGGCCTTATATTCGCTAGCTACACGCGCCAATCCCGATGATAAGGTTAACTATTTCGAAGAACTTCGCAGATTATATCCCCCACAAAAATTTAGCTGGTCAGCATCCGGGATGATTGAATTAGCTGATATTTATCTGCAATCAAATCCGGAAAAGGCCCTGTCATTAATTAATGAAATGGGGGAAGTAAACGATTGGAAGATCAGGAAACAGGTAGCAACATCATTAATACAGATTGATGAATTGGAGGAAAAACAAAACTATAAAGAAGCCATTTGTAAACTTGGCCAGGTGAAACTTCCGGGGTTTAATTACATCGATGACTTTATAGCATTGAAGAAATCTTCTTTGTTGGAAAAAGCCGGTGAGTTCACAGCAGCTTATGACAGTCTGGCTGTAAAGTTCGCAAAACTACCCACTGATCAGCTTTACACAGCACTCTGGTTGTATGGAAGGAAAATAGGTAAGGATAAGGAGCAGGTTGACAAAGATATTGAAACGATCAGGAACAACACAGCTGTTCCTGCTTATCCGTTTGATCTGGACCTTTATACCAGTAATGGCAAGTTAAATTTGAATGACCTAAAGGGAAAGGTGGTATTGCTTACTTTCTGGTTCCCGGGCTGTGGTCCCTGCAAAGCCGAATTCCCGCACTTTCAGGCTGTGATCGACAGATTTAAAGGGGAACAGGTGGCATATGTAGGGATCAATGTGTCTCCTGAGCAAGACCCCTATGTTATCCCCCTTATGAAGAACAGCAAATATTCATTTATCCCATTACGGGGTACCTCGGCCTTTGCCGAAAAATACTATGGTGTAAATGGAGAGCCTGAAAATTTTGTGATCGACAAAGAGGGGAAAATTATTTTCAGAAAATTTCGTACCGATCATACCAATCACCGTACACTGGAATTAATGATATCTTCACTATTGTAA
- a CDS encoding alpha-2-macroglobulin, producing the protein MHPTKRLFAVVALFVSLAALYMMSGCRTTRKEMNPGFAKYIEAYTAGIVSKQSPIRVQLAGQVNVTHTQNEPLDKEVFEFSPSLKGKSYWIDATTIEFRPDENLQPGKTYQATFKLSKIMDVPSELKSFDFEFKVIKPSFSLDMFGLKASTNTTLDKMTYTGAVNTADVENPQAIEKLLTAHYGGKTLPITWQHNSAERTSKFTIANIERANMARNLELSWDGGALKVDNSGKKTVEVPAVGDFKVLDVKAMSDPEQHLLVQFSDPVSVAQSLEGLIGISGQSDLRYTIDGSEVKVYAPVRLEGSYNAVINEGVINITDKRLGKTFSANVNFENTLPAVSIPGKGVILPESNKLVMPFEAVNLNAVDVTIIKIYENNVPQYLQRNNLNGDQELRRVGKAVVEKTIRLDTDKSVNLHKKNRFFLDLDKLLRTEPGAIYRITIGFRKAYALTTCTEEKKTGENGEAAKGEEEEGEGEYYGSGEKIDDEDDFWQRYDSYYPYGYNWDRRNDACSNSYYNKDKWASRNVICSNIGLIAKRGNNNSMLVAVTDIRDTKPLTGVELELLDYQNQVIFKTKSDGEGLATFDLKRKPYLLIAKKDNERGYLKLDDGSSLPLSRFDVQGEEVQSGIKGFLYGERGVWRPGDSVYLTFILEDKDKKLPADHPVTLELYNPKGQLYKRINQHEGLNGFYSFATATQPDDPTGSWVAKVKVGGATFQKNVRIETVKPNRLKIKMDFGTNTALSKTGTQGTLSAMWMFGATAQHLKAKVDVSLVQSATSFKNFSGFTFDDPVTHFEAENKTIFEGPLSETGTAPVKADIQLGKLAPGQLKANFEVKVFEPGGDFSIDHFSMPYNPFTSYVGLRIPQGDRTTGMLLTDRAHTIDIVDVNDNGSLTGGTREVQVELYKIRWRWWWDEGESDDYSNFTQDSYNQLISKETITLSNGKGKWDLQVNSPDWGRYLVRVKDLQSGHTAGKAVYIDWPGWAERMQKENPAEASMLVFTSDKQHYKAGEDVNLTIPSSAGGRGLISIESGSKVLKTFWINTQQGQTTFRFKAEKNMTPNIYVNVTLLQPHSQTINDLPIRMYGTIPITVEDPGTILKPVISMADKLKPESEASITVSESNGKPMTYTIAIVDEGLLDLTRFKTPDPHSSFYAREALGVKTWDLFDFVVGAYGADMDRILSIGGDEGLNKNAGAAKANRFKPVVKFMGPFYLKGGQKQTHKFKLPPYIGSVKAMVVAGQEGAYGFAEKAVAVKKPLMLLTTAPRVLGPSETIQLPVTVFGLEPNIRSANVTLSTSPMLEVVGETTKTVTFSQPGEQMVYFDVKVKSQTGIAKIKAVATSGSERAEEDIELNVRNPNPVVTNVMEQTLEAGKNWNTAFSPVGMAGTNKGVLEVSTIPSLNLGKRLQFLIGYPHGCIEQTTSGVFPQLVLNQLMDLKESQLAEIDRNVKAGLNRLKGFQTSDGGLAYWPGQAQSDEWGTNYAGNFMLEAQEKGYTLPPGLLDQWKKYQRNKATTWTPNTQNFYGGDLTQAYRLYLLALAKAPEVGAMNRLKEFKYISVPAKWRLAAAYKLAGQPEVANSLVQGLSTEVKPYNQLGGTFGSDLRDKAMILETLTILGQRNRANDLVKQIAAHLSQNDQWYSTQTTAYALIAISKFCGTNKGSSKININYTINGVKGNVNGQSFVAQVPVTFNGAQGNISLQNNGQNVLYVRLILQGQPEAGQEPVATNNPDILDMQVQYSTRDGKSIDPATLKQGSDFMATVTIKNPGKRGYYEQMALSQIFPSGWEILNTRLMDNDSAFHSSPATYMDIRDDRVYTYFNLEENKTRTYNVLLNAAYLGRYYLPATSCEAMYDNTIHAFVPGRWVEVVK; encoded by the coding sequence ATGCACCCAACAAAACGGCTGTTTGCTGTAGTAGCATTATTTGTTTCCCTGGCAGCGTTGTATATGATGAGTGGCTGCCGGACCACGCGAAAAGAGATGAACCCCGGATTTGCCAAGTATATAGAAGCTTATACGGCAGGTATCGTCTCCAAACAAAGCCCTATCCGCGTTCAGCTGGCAGGGCAGGTAAATGTGACCCACACCCAAAATGAACCGCTGGACAAAGAGGTCTTCGAGTTTTCTCCTTCCCTCAAAGGGAAGTCGTACTGGATAGACGCCACTACCATCGAGTTTCGCCCGGATGAAAATCTCCAGCCGGGAAAAACCTACCAGGCTACTTTTAAGCTGAGCAAAATCATGGATGTGCCCAGTGAACTGAAGTCTTTTGATTTTGAGTTCAAAGTCATCAAGCCCTCTTTTTCCCTGGATATGTTTGGACTGAAAGCCAGCACCAACACCACACTGGACAAGATGACCTATACCGGTGCCGTAAATACGGCCGATGTGGAAAACCCACAGGCCATCGAAAAACTGCTGACAGCTCATTACGGCGGTAAAACACTGCCCATCACCTGGCAGCATAACAGTGCCGAACGTACGTCAAAATTCACCATCGCCAATATAGAACGCGCCAACATGGCCCGTAACCTGGAACTCAGCTGGGACGGAGGCGCCCTTAAAGTAGACAACAGCGGCAAAAAAACAGTGGAAGTACCCGCCGTTGGCGACTTTAAAGTGCTCGACGTAAAAGCCATGTCTGATCCCGAACAACACCTGCTGGTGCAGTTCTCCGATCCGGTGAGTGTAGCACAGAGTCTCGAAGGTCTTATCGGCATCAGCGGCCAGAGCGATCTGCGCTACACCATAGACGGCAGCGAAGTAAAAGTATATGCGCCCGTTCGCCTGGAAGGAAGTTATAATGCCGTGATCAACGAAGGCGTGATCAACATCACCGACAAACGGCTGGGCAAGACTTTCAGCGCCAACGTCAACTTTGAAAATACCCTGCCTGCGGTCAGCATCCCCGGCAAAGGTGTGATCCTTCCCGAAAGCAATAAACTGGTCATGCCCTTTGAAGCCGTCAACCTCAACGCGGTAGACGTGACCATCATTAAAATATATGAAAACAATGTGCCGCAGTACCTTCAGCGGAACAACCTGAATGGTGACCAGGAACTGCGTCGTGTAGGCAAGGCCGTGGTAGAAAAAACCATACGCCTGGACACCGACAAATCCGTGAACCTGCACAAGAAAAACCGTTTCTTCCTCGACCTCGACAAACTGCTGCGCACAGAGCCTGGTGCTATCTACCGCATCACCATCGGCTTCCGTAAAGCCTATGCACTCACCACATGCACCGAAGAGAAAAAAACCGGTGAAAACGGAGAAGCAGCCAAAGGAGAAGAAGAGGAAGGAGAAGGAGAATATTATGGAAGCGGGGAGAAGATAGATGATGAAGATGATTTCTGGCAGCGTTATGACAGCTATTATCCTTACGGATACAACTGGGACCGTCGCAACGACGCCTGCTCCAACTCCTACTACAACAAAGACAAGTGGGCTTCCCGCAACGTTATCTGCTCCAATATCGGCCTCATTGCCAAAAGAGGTAATAACAACAGCATGCTGGTAGCGGTAACGGATATACGCGATACCAAACCCCTCACCGGCGTGGAACTGGAACTGCTCGACTATCAGAACCAGGTGATCTTTAAAACCAAAAGTGATGGGGAAGGCCTGGCTACCTTCGACCTGAAACGTAAGCCATACCTGCTCATCGCCAAAAAAGACAACGAAAGAGGATATCTCAAACTTGACGACGGAAGTTCCCTACCCCTCAGCCGTTTTGATGTACAGGGAGAAGAAGTACAGAGCGGCATCAAAGGATTCCTGTACGGAGAAAGAGGTGTATGGCGCCCCGGCGATTCTGTTTACCTCACCTTTATACTGGAAGATAAAGACAAAAAATTACCGGCAGATCACCCCGTTACACTGGAACTGTACAATCCCAAAGGACAGCTGTACAAACGGATCAACCAGCACGAAGGTCTCAACGGCTTCTACAGCTTTGCTACTGCCACTCAACCGGATGATCCTACCGGTAGCTGGGTAGCCAAAGTAAAAGTAGGAGGCGCCACTTTCCAGAAAAATGTGCGCATCGAAACGGTTAAACCCAACCGTCTGAAAATAAAAATGGACTTCGGTACTAACACCGCTCTGTCCAAAACCGGCACCCAGGGCACCCTGTCGGCCATGTGGATGTTTGGCGCCACCGCCCAGCATCTCAAAGCTAAAGTAGATGTGTCGCTGGTACAATCTGCCACCAGTTTCAAAAATTTCTCCGGCTTCACCTTCGATGACCCTGTCACTCATTTTGAAGCAGAAAATAAAACCATCTTCGAAGGCCCGTTGAGTGAAACCGGTACCGCACCTGTGAAAGCAGATATACAGCTGGGTAAACTGGCTCCCGGTCAACTGAAAGCCAACTTCGAAGTAAAAGTATTTGAGCCCGGTGGTGATTTCAGTATTGACCACTTCTCCATGCCTTACAATCCGTTTACCTCCTATGTGGGCCTGCGGATACCACAGGGTGACCGCACCACCGGTATGTTGCTCACCGACAGGGCACATACTATAGACATCGTAGATGTAAACGATAATGGCAGCCTTACCGGCGGCACCCGCGAAGTACAGGTAGAACTGTACAAAATCCGCTGGAGATGGTGGTGGGATGAAGGAGAATCCGACGATTACTCCAACTTCACCCAGGACAGTTATAACCAGCTGATCAGCAAGGAAACCATCACCCTCAGCAATGGTAAAGGCAAATGGGACCTGCAGGTCAATTCACCCGACTGGGGCCGCTACCTCGTGCGTGTAAAAGATCTGCAGAGTGGTCATACCGCAGGTAAAGCCGTTTACATCGACTGGCCGGGATGGGCTGAGCGTATGCAGAAGGAAAATCCTGCTGAAGCCTCCATGCTGGTGTTTACATCAGACAAACAACACTATAAGGCTGGAGAGGATGTCAACCTCACCATCCCCAGCAGTGCCGGTGGCCGTGGCCTCATCAGCATTGAATCCGGCAGCAAGGTGCTCAAAACATTCTGGATCAATACCCAGCAGGGACAGACTACTTTCCGCTTCAAGGCAGAAAAGAATATGACGCCTAATATATACGTCAACGTTACCCTGCTGCAGCCACACTCCCAAACCATCAACGACCTGCCGATCCGTATGTATGGCACCATTCCCATCACCGTGGAAGATCCCGGCACTATCCTGAAACCGGTCATCAGCATGGCCGACAAGCTGAAGCCGGAATCAGAAGCCAGCATCACCGTCAGCGAAAGCAACGGCAAACCGATGACCTACACCATCGCCATCGTAGATGAAGGGCTGCTGGACCTCACCAGGTTTAAAACACCCGACCCGCATAGCTCCTTCTATGCCCGTGAAGCACTCGGCGTAAAAACATGGGATCTGTTTGACTTCGTAGTAGGTGCCTATGGTGCAGATATGGACCGTATTCTCAGCATCGGTGGTGACGAAGGACTCAACAAAAATGCCGGCGCCGCCAAAGCCAACCGCTTCAAACCGGTAGTGAAATTCATGGGCCCCTTCTACCTGAAAGGTGGACAGAAACAAACCCACAAATTCAAACTGCCTCCATACATCGGTTCCGTGAAAGCCATGGTAGTCGCAGGACAGGAAGGTGCCTACGGCTTTGCTGAAAAAGCCGTGGCCGTGAAAAAACCGCTGATGCTGCTCACCACAGCACCCCGTGTACTCGGACCTTCCGAAACGATACAATTACCCGTAACCGTATTCGGTCTCGAACCCAATATCCGTTCCGCCAACGTCACCCTCAGCACCAGCCCGATGCTGGAAGTAGTAGGTGAAACCACCAAAACCGTTACATTCTCCCAGCCCGGAGAACAGATGGTATACTTTGATGTGAAAGTGAAATCACAGACCGGTATTGCCAAAATAAAAGCGGTAGCTACCAGCGGCAGCGAAAGGGCAGAGGAAGATATAGAACTGAATGTACGCAACCCTAATCCGGTAGTTACTAACGTGATGGAACAAACGCTGGAAGCCGGTAAAAACTGGAATACGGCCTTCAGCCCTGTAGGCATGGCCGGCACCAACAAAGGCGTGCTGGAAGTGTCTACCATCCCGTCGCTCAACCTGGGCAAACGCCTGCAGTTCCTCATCGGTTATCCACACGGCTGTATCGAACAAACCACCTCCGGCGTGTTCCCTCAACTAGTACTCAACCAGCTGATGGACCTCAAAGAAAGCCAGCTGGCCGAAATAGACCGTAACGTAAAAGCCGGTCTCAACAGACTCAAAGGCTTCCAGACATCAGACGGAGGTCTCGCCTACTGGCCTGGTCAGGCCCAGTCTGATGAGTGGGGCACCAACTACGCCGGCAACTTCATGCTCGAAGCACAGGAGAAAGGATATACACTGCCTCCCGGACTGCTCGACCAATGGAAAAAATATCAGCGTAACAAAGCCACCACCTGGACTCCCAACACCCAGAACTTCTACGGCGGCGACCTTACCCAGGCTTACCGCCTCTATCTTCTGGCGCTGGCCAAAGCTCCGGAAGTAGGTGCCATGAACAGACTGAAGGAATTCAAATACATTTCTGTTCCCGCCAAATGGAGACTGGCAGCAGCGTATAAACTGGCAGGACAACCCGAAGTGGCCAATTCGCTCGTTCAAGGCCTGAGCACAGAAGTGAAACCATACAACCAGCTTGGCGGTACCTTCGGCTCCGATCTGCGCGATAAAGCCATGATCCTGGAAACACTCACCATCCTCGGACAACGTAACCGCGCCAACGATCTGGTGAAACAGATAGCTGCCCACCTGTCTCAAAACGACCAGTGGTACAGCACACAAACAACCGCTTATGCGCTCATCGCCATATCTAAATTCTGCGGCACTAACAAAGGCAGCAGCAAAATCAATATCAACTATACGATCAATGGTGTGAAAGGCAACGTAAACGGTCAGTCTTTTGTAGCCCAGGTGCCTGTTACCTTCAATGGTGCACAGGGTAATATTAGCCTGCAGAACAACGGACAAAACGTACTGTATGTACGCCTCATCCTCCAGGGTCAGCCGGAAGCCGGTCAGGAACCAGTGGCCACCAACAATCCAGACATACTGGACATGCAGGTACAATACAGCACCCGCGATGGCAAGTCCATAGATCCTGCTACCCTTAAGCAGGGCAGCGACTTTATGGCTACCGTGACCATCAAAAACCCCGGCAAACGCGGCTACTATGAGCAGATGGCCCTGTCACAGATCTTCCCTTCAGGATGGGAAATACTCAATACCCGCCTGATGGACAACGACAGCGCCTTCCACTCATCTCCCGCTACGTATATGGATATACGTGATGACAGGGTATACACTTATTTCAACCTGGAAGAAAATAAAACCAGGACCTACAATGTGCTGCTCAACGCCGCATACCTGGGCCGGTACTACCTTCCAGCCACTTCCTGCGAAGCCATGTATGACAATACCATCCATGCTTTCGTTCCAGGCCGCTGGGTTGAAGTAGTGAAGTAA
- a CDS encoding ATP-binding cassette domain-containing protein encodes MAINNPFLSLEHITVRYLDKTIFQTLDWEIQENEQWAITGASGSGKTALLNTILGKFNIINGGIRYHFYDVWKQQNTVTDPYFNYRNLISLVGHHHTFRNLSNTTDFYYQQRFNSMDADNSPTVAEYLEITEVPELVRPLKIVPLMEKRLIKLSNGETRRVMIARALLQQPQLLMLDNPFIGLDVQTRKDFSQMINEIISNGTTVLLATSPQEIPEHITHVLTLENGAITGKYTRSEFMELPLPALTDIPLPAMEAQQIAAVVQQRQPEHFDTIVRMEDVRVKYGEATILDQINWTVRTNEKWALLGHNGAGKSTLLSLINGDNPQAYANKLWLFDRRRGSGESIWDIKKKIGFVSPELHQYFTSRDNCLKVICSGFTDIIGSTRPVTPEQEAVAKAWIEILEIDVYQSAPFKQVSESTQRLCLLARALVKNPPLLIFDEPCQGLDNQQKQHFKKVIEMLCEHMPVTLIYVTHYEEELPGCVDQFLRLSAGKMI; translated from the coding sequence ATGGCAATCAATAACCCGTTCCTCTCCCTGGAACATATTACCGTCAGGTATCTCGATAAAACCATCTTTCAAACACTCGACTGGGAAATACAGGAAAACGAACAATGGGCCATCACCGGTGCCAGCGGTTCTGGTAAAACGGCCCTGCTCAATACCATACTTGGTAAGTTTAATATCATCAACGGGGGTATCCGTTATCATTTTTATGATGTGTGGAAGCAACAAAATACCGTCACCGACCCTTATTTCAACTATCGTAACCTGATCTCCCTGGTGGGCCATCATCATACTTTCCGTAATCTTTCCAATACCACCGATTTCTATTATCAGCAGCGGTTTAACAGCATGGATGCCGACAATTCCCCTACTGTGGCGGAATACCTGGAAATCACGGAAGTCCCCGAACTGGTAAGGCCGCTGAAGATAGTGCCGCTGATGGAGAAAAGGCTGATCAAATTATCAAACGGCGAAACCCGCCGTGTGATGATCGCCCGCGCACTCCTGCAACAGCCACAGCTGCTGATGCTCGACAACCCGTTTATCGGGCTGGATGTGCAAACGCGGAAAGACTTCAGCCAGATGATCAATGAAATCATCAGCAACGGTACCACCGTGCTGCTGGCCACCTCTCCGCAGGAGATCCCTGAACATATCACCCATGTGCTCACCCTGGAAAATGGCGCTATCACGGGCAAGTATACACGCAGTGAGTTTATGGAACTGCCCCTGCCCGCACTGACCGATATCCCCCTGCCAGCCATGGAAGCGCAGCAGATAGCCGCCGTCGTGCAGCAGCGGCAGCCGGAACACTTCGATACCATTGTGCGTATGGAAGATGTACGGGTGAAATATGGAGAAGCCACCATCCTCGACCAGATCAACTGGACAGTGAGAACCAATGAAAAATGGGCCCTGCTGGGCCATAACGGTGCCGGCAAATCCACCCTGCTCAGCCTCATCAACGGTGACAACCCACAGGCATATGCCAACAAGTTATGGCTGTTTGACCGCAGACGGGGTTCCGGCGAAAGTATCTGGGATATCAAGAAAAAGATAGGTTTCGTTTCCCCTGAACTGCATCAGTACTTTACTTCCCGCGACAACTGCCTGAAAGTGATCTGCTCGGGCTTCACTGATATCATCGGCAGTACCCGTCCGGTAACGCCCGAACAGGAGGCTGTCGCCAAAGCATGGATAGAGATACTGGAAATAGATGTTTACCAGTCGGCTCCCTTTAAACAGGTATCCGAAAGTACCCAGCGCCTTTGCCTGCTGGCCAGGGCCCTGGTAAAAAATCCGCCCCTCCTGATATTTGATGAACCCTGCCAGGGACTGGACAATCAACAGAAACAACATTTCAAAAAAGTGATAGAAATGTTGTGTGAACATATGCCGGTTACCCTGATTTATGTGACCCACTACGAAGAAGAGCTGCCCGGCTGCGTGGATCAATTCCTTCGTCTCAGTGCTGGCAAAATGATATAA
- a CDS encoding GNAT family N-acetyltransferase, which yields MNWEIKPFAELTVDELYDVLRLRSEVFVVEQQCAYQDLDNSDQKALHLMGRNGEGQLLAYTRLFAPGIKYTEASIGRVVTSQLGRGTGVGRQLMEKSIATVESVYGKGPIKIGAQQYLQRFYTSLGFEQTSDTYLEDGIPHIEMIRP from the coding sequence ATGAACTGGGAGATCAAACCTTTTGCAGAACTGACGGTAGATGAATTGTACGATGTGCTGCGTTTACGCAGTGAGGTATTTGTAGTGGAGCAGCAGTGTGCGTATCAGGACCTGGATAACAGCGACCAGAAAGCGCTGCATCTGATGGGACGTAATGGGGAAGGGCAGTTACTGGCATATACCCGTTTATTTGCTCCCGGAATCAAATATACAGAGGCTTCTATCGGGCGGGTAGTCACCTCTCAACTGGGGAGGGGCACCGGTGTCGGCCGGCAGCTGATGGAAAAATCCATCGCTACCGTCGAATCGGTTTATGGTAAAGGACCTATCAAGATCGGTGCGCAGCAATACCTGCAGCGTTTTTATACTTCCCTGGGCTTTGAACAGACCAGTGATACCTATCTCGAAGATGGGATACCTCATATCGAGATGATCCGTCCTTAA
- a CDS encoding DUF6048 family protein — translation MIRTLLCFSLIISILLGFTAQAQTPAKPAAAKTDTIRKHTTDTTRVVPVKDSINRIPGGLRVGVDLSRIVTSIYYPYRKEGTVVADIRLTPSLYAAAELGYANTPHSDTNYTYKGNGAFITLGIDYNFLKRQSPSEKNMFYGGIRYGFSHLTYEVPSYKITNSYWGNNLSGSVPKTNVNAHWIELVLGLKAEVLKNFFLGWSLRERILINNVKSDEFTPLVIPGFGSGSKKAVFDMQYTVSYLFPLYKIREHVKLTDNKKKKK, via the coding sequence ATGATACGCACCTTACTTTGTTTTTCCTTAATCATTAGTATTCTGTTAGGCTTCACTGCACAGGCACAAACACCTGCCAAACCCGCAGCCGCCAAAACAGATACTATCCGCAAACATACCACCGATACCACCAGGGTAGTACCGGTGAAAGACAGTATCAACCGGATTCCCGGTGGCCTCAGGGTAGGAGTGGACCTGAGCCGCATCGTTACCTCCATCTACTATCCCTACCGCAAGGAAGGGACAGTCGTTGCGGACATACGCCTTACCCCCAGCCTCTATGCAGCTGCAGAATTAGGTTATGCCAATACGCCCCACAGTGATACCAACTACACCTATAAAGGCAACGGTGCTTTTATCACCCTGGGAATCGATTATAACTTCCTGAAAAGGCAGTCTCCCTCCGAAAAGAATATGTTCTACGGCGGTATCCGGTACGGATTTTCACACCTCACCTACGAGGTGCCTTCCTATAAGATCACCAACAGCTACTGGGGCAACAACCTTAGCGGCTCTGTCCCTAAAACCAATGTCAATGCCCACTGGATAGAGTTGGTGCTGGGCCTGAAAGCGGAAGTGCTGAAAAATTTCTTCCTCGGCTGGAGTCTGCGTGAACGTATTCTGATCAACAATGTAAAATCAGACGAGTTCACCCCGCTGGTCATCCCCGGTTTCGGCAGTGGTTCCAAAAAGGCTGTATTTGATATGCAGTACACTGTCTCTTACCTGTTCCCGCTGTATAAAATCAGGGAACACGTAAAGTTGACAGACAATAAAAAGAAAAAGAAATAA
- a CDS encoding DUF6452 family protein, which produces MRTLYQILLTCAALIGVAACENETKLCDQTLRTDLHVHFSLLDTTKGIIRVRDTTMPKVTVYAISNGVNKDSIYRKQPLTDAFMPLAPTIDSSIFFLRVDSTLTPDTLTFRYKRTRHFISPGCGFGTFFFLDTVITTLHTIDSVLINSKAVTNSNDTHLTLFFLNH; this is translated from the coding sequence ATGAGAACGTTATACCAGATATTGCTCACCTGCGCCGCGCTCATAGGCGTGGCTGCCTGTGAGAATGAAACAAAACTGTGCGACCAGACACTTCGTACAGACCTTCACGTACACTTCTCCCTGCTCGACACCACCAAGGGGATAATAAGAGTACGCGATACCACCATGCCCAAAGTGACGGTATATGCTATCAGCAACGGTGTCAACAAAGATTCTATCTACAGAAAACAACCACTGACAGATGCCTTCATGCCCCTGGCACCTACGATAGACAGCAGCATCTTCTTTCTGCGGGTAGACTCCACACTGACACCCGACACCCTCACGTTCAGGTATAAACGTACCAGACACTTTATATCGCCGGGTTGTGGCTTCGGTACCTTCTTCTTCCTGGATACCGTGATCACTACCCTGCATACCATCGATTCTGTACTTATTAACTCAAAGGCAGTCACCAACAGTAATGATACGCACCTTACTTTGTTTTTCCTTAATCATTAG